The genomic segment tttattttaaccttcaatattagatttattgaaagtgcggtttttatgtttttttctattgttttctatGAACTTATCTTGATTTTATGGTATAAGACACgagtttaacaatttttttatataaatttattctgATTCAATGATCTAGGCTGCGAGTTTAACAAGTTTACTCGAGttgatttgtattatttttttggattgttttttctttgatttttttatctcattcttcaacattgggtgttgaaaattgagttttgtaatttttatctaTTGAGTTATCTCGATATCATGCTCTCAAGTTGCAGGTTTGacaagttgattttatttatttttttggtcattttttaactggatattttttttaattgtgctttataattttatttaaattatttttatagggttattatgatctcatgacACGAGTGACGCGAGTGACggttttgaaaagttaattcGAGTTGactaagtttattttttctgagtttttgttttaatttcacccttataAGTTAtaacaacttaatttttttctttttatttagttttttttaatagcaaattaattataaaattattttaataatttattttttataaaattataacgGTATCCTATCGATcagaatattatttaatacGCATTGCGTTGACCAATAATCTAGAGTAGATTCTATTGTCTGTACTATGACGTCTGTGCCATGTGGTATCCCGTCCACTGGTGTAATTTCCAGGTGCGGTTGCAAAATTTCTCAAAATCAGTGATTTCTTCACCAGTCGCTCTGTTTAGAACAGAAGTGGCAATATCTGGCTGTAGCCCGCTCTCCAAAgttactttattattattattattattaggttaACCTCAACCGTCTTTAGGTTCCCCATAAAATTTTAGGTAACTCCTTCCTCTTTGGAATCCAGTTTTCTAATAGGGATTGTTTAACTTGTGAGTGCGAAGTATGAatctgttttaatttatttggtgaTGCGACTAGCTTGTTTTTTATACCTCATTCTCACGTGCTTGTCTGCTTGttctttaaaaacatattttttaacattcagTTAATTAAGGAttgaatttttcaattcatttcaattttctttttgtttggtttcatGATCCGAACTACGAATTTTTTTGATGAACTTGAGTTGATCTagattaataaaattactatctaatattaaaataaaatcatttagtAACTGTTTTAAtactttcaaaaaaatcattttaatgtgcaaTAGGATTTGAATTAAtagttaaaatctttttttattttaaagcaaATTAGTGAtgccaatatatatttttttagcgttcaaaatttattttaatcaaacttCCAGAGAATCATGTGTAAAAAGTTTAGTAATAATCTAAAGTGTTAGTTTTGCATAAGATGTTTCTCAATGTTaaggaaataataatttaaaaaacagtgTGGAAATAGAATATGATAATAAAGTGACGATGGTAATAGTTGGGGGATGAGAGTGGGGGAGAGGTTAGTGGTGGGGGTGGTTGTGATGCGAGGATGGGGCGGTGGTTGTGGGATGGCAGTGGCAATGATAACAATGATTACGGAGGTGGTGGAGTGATGGGGGGTAATGGCATCACTTCTGGTCATGTTTGCCATTACAAACGCAATCTTTATGGCCATAATTATGTGCGCTTTACAATGACCACCAATGTAGGGAAGAATCCTGAGTCCTTGTCTCAGTTTGTTATCCGAAGATCAAATTTCTTGAGACTTTTGAGAGTAGGAATGGCGTGGGACTCCAATCCAGTTTGCGAGTTTTCTGTGAATATATTTTCACCGTCATTCCGTGATTTCATGGTAGAAATTTGCAGTTGTCCGATGCATTTTGCAGTTGTCCGATGCAATCCAAGTTGTATccgttttatgttttgaaatatcatgcatatttgaaaatgtgataatatttatttgaattcaaaatatttttttcttaaaaatacatcaaaataataatttttttatttttaaaaaattatttttaacaccaacatattaaaacaatattataataccataacaaaattaatttaaaatttaaaattaaaaaataaaaatatttcattttttttaaaagacacttttataatacaaaaacaagtaaatactatctatatattatttgtattgAACTAATCACCTGATTTTGCAGTTTGAGTAAAGATTGATTGACCAATGTTCCATGCATGTAGCCACTTTTCTCTGTGGTGAGAACTACACATTCACGGGATAGTGAGCTCAAAACACATGTACAACTTTTAGAATGCCTTCATGAAGGATAATAGTTGAAAGGTGGTATTGCTAGAATTTGTTTTTCCCCAACTGCGCGCACTACGACGTTCCAAGAAcagcatatttgtttttcaaaatggaCGCATCTCTACACAAATATACTTCCATGTTCCTCGTTCGGATCCGCTCGAGTGAGCCTCCTTTTCCAGATTGTCAAAAAGCCCTATAAGACGGTTTAATGTCATTCAACCTGATAAATGCCGTTAGAACTGCTGGAGCTCATCCAAGTCTGGTCTTGTTGGATATTCAAAACCTTGAAGCACTGGCATGCATTCCAAATCCTCTTCTGAATAAGCAGGGATGAACCAGTATCTCTTATCCGTCCCAAACACCTGACATAGAAAACAACACTTCACCACCATGATCGGCATTTTACTTTGCATGCGTAGGTATGAAACTTAATCCTACATTCAATAGCATGACCAATCATAGCAAACATGATCATGGGGAGGCTTTCGGACCATGTAAAAGCCGAGCCTAGAACCATTCACATGCCAAAGTTTGAATCTCACGTTATTGCAATGTTTTCTATGTGCAGTTTGACATACAGTGCCGGCAGCTTGGGAAATGTCAATGTCCATGTCCGCCCAATTGCTATGAGCAGATGATAATTTTCTAAGTGAAATGTGActtcaacaaaataagaatATGGGTTGGGATGAATGTCAACAATTATGGGGACATGAACAAGCATGACTTTGTGGTTGAGTAAAACTGAAACACACAACTGATTTCATCCAAACCTCAATTTATAGTTTTATCTATGAATCAATTATGCTGGGGAACGGAAGTGATTATGGAAATGTGTAATGGGAACAGTGTAGACTACATTACAATCCAAACCTCAATTTCAAGGAACAGTGTGGCCCTTGTGTTCATGGAAGAGGTCTGTTCAATTGTGTAAATGTGTAATAGGTCTGCAATTACTTCGTGGAAATTCAGAATCAAGTGTGCAACATATGCAGGTTTTTTCTGATCTAGCAGCACAAGCACAGTGTGAAAAACCTCCTTATATGATGAAATGGTTATAAATCAAAAGGTCAATGAAGCAAGCATGCATACACAGTGGTTGGATAAAGATTAACAGAAAGACCAAAAGTAACCTGTTCAAAGTTTTTCCTTCGACCAAGGTCATAATGCCATTTAGGATTGGATTTCTTCTCAAATGCctgaaagaaagaagatgagcTTTTAATCGATGCACTGGCTGAATGCCTTGCTAATATACgatgttgggggggggggggggggggggaggcaTCACCTCAATGGTGGTGGTATTGCCTAATACCAATGATATGTGCATAATCAGGAAGCCCATAATACTCAATGCAAATGATAAGTTCAAGACTGAAATAATCAAAgcataaaaataaggaaaaggaaaaggaaacagaaaagaaatgaaaattgatACAATATACAGATTTTCGTCCAACTTACCAAATGTGACAAAAGTGGCTACAAGGGTCTCTGGTGTTCCATTTTCTTCACCAAcagaaaaaaatgctaaaaactgCGGCAACAATGATAAAGTGACAAGAGTTGTCACAAGAAATGTGTAAAACTGCATAAGGAAAAAGCAACCAAAATTAGATTGGGAGTTCGTATCAGAGAACAGAAAATATGCTTGTAGCATGATAAGCTTAAAAACTGAAAAGCCAATTATTAGAAATCAATTCATGTCCACACTCCACAACAGAAAAAACAGAGGGGGCGGTTGTTTGCAAGAGTGAACAGATGACAAGAATGACAGGTGCTTTAGATGCACCTCAATGGCTAGTTGCACCAGCCATCTGTAGATGAATTTAAAGCATCACATATCATGTTTTTTAGGGTGTTTGCAAGAATGTATTAAAGAATACTATCTCAAGCATAAGTCTCATAAAGCAGCAAAAGCATGAAATAAAATGAGTCTGGAATTTGCAAAAGTTATATAtggaataaaaagttatttgccTTCTTGGTGCTTGTAAGTTGCGAATCTTGCAACCCTCAGAATGAAAACAGAGAAAATGGAGTTATCAAAACGGTGAGGAAATCACAAGATCAATGGTCAGTGAAAGAGATAGagcaaatttatataatttattctgGAAGGTCAGGAAAGATGCTTTCACAGAAAGGAAAGTATAAAGGTATAAtgacataaaaatatgatttggcACAGATAAGATCATTTATcctgtattttttaatacagCTTTCAAGTGCAACAGGCACCTTATAGGTGCCATAAGAATTTCACATTTATCTGTACAAGCTCCATTTTTATGCATGGCAATGGTCAGTTTCTATATAGTCGAGCAACCTTTCTCACAAACATTTTTGTGATACTTAAGGGTGAGCAGGCATGCTGTGAAGATATAGGCATACAATTGATACCATCAAAAGCACTTGTCTCTCATTGCAAGTTGAGTTAAAAGACTTGAATGAGTCGAGACAAAGCTATAAACATATAAACCATTTCTCATATGCTGATTTATGTTTTATGTCATATAGAAAGTTTGTTTCAAAATTGTTAAACCATAAATTAGCTGGATACAATGATAAGTCCATTCATTTGATAGAAATAATCTCCATTCCCACTCACGCATATGCATCAATatatccaagtttttttctatgataGTTAACATaccaagaaaagaaggaaatacT from the Populus nigra chromosome 1, ddPopNigr1.1, whole genome shotgun sequence genome contains:
- the LOC133692899 gene encoding probable protein S-acyltransferase 14 isoform X1; its protein translation is MAWNVFKFCTALRALGSIMIVLVLGIIGVTYYVIVVANYGPALFHGGLDSFVALLVLVLFHSMLVMLLWSYFTTVLTDPGGVPPNWRPSIDEESGDADPLVGLAHEGGRCILKMDHHCVWVVNCVGALNYKYFLLFLFYTFLVTTLVTLSLLPQFLAFFSVGEENGTPETLVATFVTFVLNLSFALSIMGFLIMHISLVLGNTTTIEAFEKKSNPKWHYDLGRRKNFEQVFGTDKRYWFIPAYSEEDLECMPVLQGFEYPTRPDLDELQQF